In Snodgrassella alvi wkB2, the DNA window CAGAAGAGTGGAGGTATGTTCACGTCCATTCAGTATCAATGCTGCTCCGGGCTCAGGAAAACCGGTCAGGTAATGAAAATAGCTATCCTGTCTGAAGGGGTATTCTGTGTCATTACTGCGGCGTTGTTCCGGAGCGGCAAATATAATGGCAATGCCATCTTCGCCGATTTTATTCAGTACAGTCTGACGGCGTTGCTGATAAACGGTAATATCCATTTTAATATTTCTCCCTGCTGATGTTGCGGCGAGCTGTTTGTATTTGACGAGCCAGCCATAGTGCCAGTGTGGCACCGATGAGATCGGCCATTGCATCCATTATATCGCCCTCACGTTTAGTGAACAGCGCCTGAATGATTTCGCTGGAAGCAGCCCAGATAATGGCAGTTATAATTAACAGGCGTAGCGGAATTGTGATGCCGGCACTGAAGCAGGATTTGGACAGGAACCAGAATTGGCCGAAAAATAAGCCAAAGTGACAGATTTTATCAAATTGCGGAATAGGTACCGGATTACCGCTTGCTTTGAAGAATAAAAAATACAGGCTGGCCAGAAACCAGATGACGGCAAGGAACAGCCATTTATTCATGCATGATGATTTCATAATGAGTCTGTTTCAATAAGCCATTGCTGACACAGGGTAGCCAGACGGTTAAATTTACTGCCGCGCTGTTGAAACAATTGTTGCCATAATTTTACTGTATGTACATCTGGTGCTTCATCAAGGCTGCATTCGTTGAGCCAGAAATCTAAAATTTCAGCGCATTCACCGGCAGAAGCTGTTTGAAAAAGTTCGGTTATAGCTTGCATGAATCAATGGTAATAATATGCTGTTAATGATAAAAACGGACTGAGTAACAGTCCGTTTTATGTTTACTCAGTTTCCAGTACGGCTGTAGTATAAACGTTCTGAACATCATCAAGATCTTCAAGTGCGTCTAGTAAACGCTGCATTTTTTCAGCTTCTGCTCCTTGCAGAACGGTTTCATTAACTGCACGCATGGTTACTTCGCCATCGGCCGCGTGCAAACCCGCTGCTTCCAGTGCTTCTTTAACACTGCTGTACTGATAGGGTTCGGTGATGACTTCCTTAGAACCATCTTCCTGTACGATAACGTCTTCAGCACCTGCTTCGAGAGCAGCCTCCATCAGAGTATCTTCATCCACTTCCGGGCTGAAGAGTAAATAGCCCTGATGAACGAACTGAAAGGCTACTGAGCCGTCTGTACCAAGATTGCCGCCATGTTTGGTGAAGGCATGACGTACATCGGCTACGGTACGGGTTTTATTGTCGGTCAAACAGTCTACCATTACTGCTGCTCCGCCAATGCCATAACCTTCGTAACGCAGTTCTACATATTCGACACCTTCAAGATTACCTGTACCTTTATCTATTGCCCGCTGAATATTATCTTTGGGCATGTTGGCATCAGTGGCTTTATCCATTGCCAGACGCAGGCGTGGATTGGCATTGGGATCGCCACCGCCCAGACGGGCAGCAATGGTAATTTCTTTAATCAGGCGGGTGAAGATTTTGCCGCGTTTGGCATCCTGACGACCTTTACGATGCTGGATATTGGCCCACTTACTATGTCCTGCCATTTTAAATTCCTTATTGCTGTGTTGATTTTACGTACCAAAACAATGCCAAAGCTGAGCGCTTTGGCAAGTTTTAATACCATCAAATAATTGAAATATGGTATTAATTTTACCATATTGCTCTTTTATTGAGTAGATTCTATCCGGATAGTATAAACGGCGGGTAATCTGGATTACTGTTTGCCTGCTGAGGTTTGCCAGTATTTGAGCCATGCCTCGCAGCCGGCATGGATAATGGTGCAGGTTTCTGTAAAATTACCGCTGAAATAAGGGTCTGGTACGTAGTCATATTCGCTGTCTGGTAATAAATCGGTAATTTTGTAGACTTTATCCGGACGGCTACACCCAAAAATACGGGATAAGTCTTGCAGGTTTTTATCATCCATAGCAATAATATGATCGTAAATGGCAATATCCTCCGGCCTTACTTCACTACTTTGAAAATCATTAGTACTGATTTGTTTTGCATGCAAAATTT includes these proteins:
- a CDS encoding VanZ family protein, coding for MNKWLFLAVIWFLASLYFLFFKASGNPVPIPQFDKICHFGLFFGQFWFLSKSCFSAGITIPLRLLIITAIIWAASSEIIQALFTKREGDIMDAMADLIGATLALWLARQIQTARRNISREKY
- a CDS encoding YebC/PmpR family DNA-binding transcriptional regulator, whose translation is MAGHSKWANIQHRKGRQDAKRGKIFTRLIKEITIAARLGGGDPNANPRLRLAMDKATDANMPKDNIQRAIDKGTGNLEGVEYVELRYEGYGIGGAAVMVDCLTDNKTRTVADVRHAFTKHGGNLGTDGSVAFQFVHQGYLLFSPEVDEDTLMEAALEAGAEDVIVQEDGSKEVITEPYQYSSVKEALEAAGLHAADGEVTMRAVNETVLQGAEAEKMQRLLDALEDLDDVQNVYTTAVLETE
- a CDS encoding low molecular weight protein-tyrosine-phosphatase; its protein translation is MAATKVLFVCLGNICRSPMAEYILRDLVTKKGLSEQIEIASAGTSGWHNGEDMHSGTKEILHAKQISTNDFQSSEVRPEDIAIYDHIIAMDDKNLQDLSRIFGCSRPDKVYKITDLLPDSEYDYVPDPYFSGNFTETCTIIHAGCEAWLKYWQTSAGKQ